The nucleotide sequence GTGTTCGTCGCCGATACCGACGAGGAAGCCTGGAAGCTCTCGGCCGGCGACATGATGGGCCGGATGATGGGCGAGTACTTCCTGCCGCTGCTCGGGCATTTCGGTTTCAAGGATTATTTGAAGCACGCGCCTGATGTACCGGATAGCGACGTGACGGTCGACTATTGCGCCCGCCGCAACTGGATCGTCGGCTCGCCTGCCACCGTCGCCGAAAAGATCGAGACCATCTATCAGGAGGTCGGCGGCTTCGGCGTGCTGCTGGTGTTCGGCTTCGACTACAAGCACAAGCCCGAGGCATGGCGCCATTCGCTCGAGCTGTTGCGACATGAGGTGATGCCGCGGCTGAAACATCTCGGCGCCGATCGCATCAAGGCGGCGTGACAGCGAAAACAGCGGGTGCGGGACGATTGTTTCGCACCCGCTGGTCTGCGTTTGATCACAACCGTCAGCATCATCTCTGGAATCGAGGCATGAACATCGACGCGCCAAGTTTCAAGCAGGCCATGCGCGAATGTGCCGGCGCCGTTGCGCTGGTGACGGTGGGCACGGCGCCAGGGCAGCGCACCGGTCTGACGGTGACATCCGCCTGTTCGCTGTCCGACAAGCCTCCGTCGCTGCTTGCCTGCGTCAACCGCAATGCGAGCGCGCATGCGCGTATCTGCGAGGAGCGCGCCTTCGCGGTCAACTTCCTGCATGAGGAGCACGCGCTGCTGGCGCTGACCTTCAGCGGGCAGAAGGGCATCAACGGCGACGACCGCTTCGCCTTCGGGCGCTGGATCACCGGCGTCACCGGCACACCGATCCTGGAAGATGCCGTTGCCGCCTTCGACTGCGTGCTGACGCAGGAATTCGAAACAGCAACCCATTCGATCTTCATAGGTGAGGTACGAAACGTGTCCGTGTCCGCGCAGAATACGCCCCTGCTCTATCTCCGCGGAAGCTTTCACGGCGCGCACGAGATCAGGGATGCGCTCTCGCTCGGCGATGTCGATGCGAGGCGGCTGAGCTGGAGCGATTTTTCCTGACGCCCGCCCCGTGATCTCTGAGATTAACCCCAGACCGGACATGACGCGGACAATCGCGGTTGCGATTGACCCTGAAGAAAAACAAGAGCCCCGCCGAAGCGGGGCTCAGGGTGATCTCAATACTTGCGACCTGAACCGCCCTGATCAGACTGGCTCTTGGTCGCAGGTGCCGGCGCATTGTTGTTCTGGTTGGTCTGTCCGGACGGCTGGTTGGAGCTCGGCTGATTGCCGCCTCGCGCCGGGGCCTGTCCAGTCGTCTGACCAGCCGGAGGCTTTTGCGTGCCGGCCTGGCCGGTAGTTGCCGGCTGGTTTTGTCCAGCCTGACCGGTTGTCGCAGGCTCGTTCTGCCGGGCAGGCGCATTAGCCTGACCGGTGTTCTGGCCGGTCGCGTTCTGCTGCGCCGATGGCTGCTGGCCGGCCGTCGTCGGCTGGTTCTGAGTGGCACTTATCTTGTTGGACACTCCGAGCGCGGCAACAGTGCGTGTATCAATCGTGCCGCTGGCCTGCAGGCCCTGCTGCCGCTGGAAGACCATCAAAGCCTCGCGCGTCCGGACGCTGAACACACCATCCGCTCTGCCAGTCAGCAAACCGCGCTGGATAAGCACCCGCTGCACCACGCGGATTTCGTCGGGGCTGAGATCGAGCGCGGCGACGCTGCCACCGCCGATGCGGCCACGACCCGTGAACCGCGTCCTCGGTCCGGCCGGGATAACGTCCACGATCCTCCGGCCCCGATCCACGAACACGATCTCGTCCTCCACGACGAAGAAGCTGTAGTCGCGGTAGTCCGGGAACGTGTCGATCAATACGGGAAATGCCGTGACTGACACGAAGGAGACATGCCGCGGCACCACGACGCCCGTGTTGATCCGGAAGTTGATCGAACTGGCGTTGACCCGCGCGACGTTGCGCGAGCTGAGCACCGACTGCTGCAGCGTTGTCTGCTGTTGCGCAGTCACTGACACGCGGCCCGACATGCTCTGGGCGGCCGCGCCCTGGTTTTGTGCAGGCGCATTGGCCTGTCCCTGGGTGTTGGCGCCGGTCGTTGCGCCCTGACCTTGCTGCGCCTGACCTTGGGAAGGAGCGCTTGGCCTGGTGTTGGCGCCGGTCGTCGTACCCGGCCTTGCATTCGGACGCTCCGTTGCCGCACCGGTCTGGTCACGGCGCTGCTGGGTTGTCTCTGCGGTTGCCGGCTTCTGCTTTTGCTGCGCCTTTTGTTCGGACTGACGCGTCTGGTCGCGCTCGCCACGGCCTTGCCCCACGGTCTGGTCCTTTTGCCTGCCATGGG is from Bradyrhizobium sp. AZCC 2176 and encodes:
- a CDS encoding flavin reductase family protein, which translates into the protein MNIDAPSFKQAMRECAGAVALVTVGTAPGQRTGLTVTSACSLSDKPPSLLACVNRNASAHARICEERAFAVNFLHEEHALLALTFSGQKGINGDDRFAFGRWITGVTGTPILEDAVAAFDCVLTQEFETATHSIFIGEVRNVSVSAQNTPLLYLRGSFHGAHEIRDALSLGDVDARRLSWSDFS
- a CDS encoding peptidoglycan-binding protein; this encodes MHSISKSRFLLTTAALLAGVSLAAAQGMRDGGGGGGMGAGGGAGGGAAEQRQSGGGISQGAGGASRSEGMTQGRAGGRVESPAVAPSRAQRSEGMREGGRAMDRGERQIGADRSQRGQKDQTVGQGRGERDQLRQSERKAQDQSHGRQKDQTVGQGRGERDQTRQSEQKAQQKQKPATAETTQQRRDQTGAATERPNARPGTTTGANTRPSAPSQGQAQQGQGATTGANTQGQANAPAQNQGAAAQSMSGRVSVTAQQQTTLQQSVLSSRNVARVNASSINFRINTGVVVPRHVSFVSVTAFPVLIDTFPDYRDYSFFVVEDEIVFVDRGRRIVDVIPAGPRTRFTGRGRIGGGSVAALDLSPDEIRVVQRVLIQRGLLTGRADGVFSVRTREALMVFQRQQGLQASGTIDTRTVAALGVSNKISATQNQPTTAGQQPSAQQNATGQNTGQANAPARQNEPATTGQAGQNQPATTGQAGTQKPPAGQTTGQAPARGGNQPSSNQPSGQTNQNNNAPAPATKSQSDQGGSGRKY